Proteins found in one Pocillopora verrucosa isolate sample1 chromosome 12, ASM3666991v2, whole genome shotgun sequence genomic segment:
- the LOC131783375 gene encoding 5'-3' exonuclease PLD3-like, with the protein MARGDSYMLMREETNPNMFVVQSKQARAPIASMERTRKLLIAFVIVMAILIIFLVVVLEHIIKSSNAKTEQTTGPFSSNCTITLVESIPENVTFSAGSVQNPSIYDGWMNLLDIAEERIDIASFYWTLQGSDTKTTDYSTEEGETVFKKLQDVAKAGVKIRIVQTPPTDAFPQIDTNILSKEGLADVRSLNITRLVGSGILHTKMWLVDGKHFYVGSANQDWRALTQVQELGLITYNCSLMANDMSKIFEVYWDLAQDTKIPNPWPKKYQTTINADSPAQIKFNGSNAASVYLSSSPSKFCPPGRTDDLSAIIRVIDSATKFVFVSVMDYFPTTLYTRQRTYWPVIDDALRRAAFDRKVHVRLMASLWNHTRSDMKNYLRSLAALNYANGAYVQVRLYSVPPYTKEIPFTRVNHNKYMVTESVAYIGTSNWSADYFLYTGGIGYVINETENSSNVRAQLQAVFERNWYSNFTTPIYDKD; encoded by the exons atggcTAGAGGAGACTCGTATATGTTGATGAGGGAGGAGACCAATCCAAACATGTTTGTGGTGCAATCGAAACAAGCTCGTGCGCCAATAGCGTCGATGGAACGAACAAGAAAACTCTTGATTGCATTCGTTATTGTCATGGCAATTCTAATTATCTTCCTGGTGGTTGTGCTAGAGCACATTATCAAGAGCTCAAACGCAAAAACTGAGCAAACAACTGGGCCATTCAGCAGCAATTGCACGATAACTTTAGTGGAAAGCATTCCTGAAAATGTCACATTCTCAGCAGGATCGGTTCAGAATCCAAGCATCTATGATGGCTGGATGAATCTCCTAGACATCGCAGAGGAGCGGATCGACATAGCATCGTTTTATTGGACATTACAAGGAAGCGATACGAAAACCACAGATTACAGTACCGAAGAAGGAGAGACTGTGTTCAAGAAGTTACAGGATGTTGCTAAAGCAG GTGTTAAAATCCGAATTGTACAGACACCTCCTACTGATGCCTTCCCTCAGATAGACACAAATATCCTTTCCAAGGAAGGACTTGCAGATGTACGATCATTAAACATAACACGTCTGGTTGGCAGTGGAATCTTGCACACTAAGATGTGGCTTGTTGATGGTAAACACTTTTATGTTGGCAGTGCAAATCAGGACTGGAGAGCACTCACACAG GTGCAAGAGCTTGGCCTTATCACCTACAACTGCAGCCTCATGGCAAATGATATGAGCAAAATATTTGAGGTATACTGGGACCTAGCACAAGACACAAAGATCCCAAATCCTTGGCCAAAAAAGTACCAAACAACCATTAATGCTG ATTCTCCGGCtcaaataaaattcaatggTTCCAATGCAGCTTCAGTATATTTGTCTTCTTCTCCATCCAAGTTTTGTCCACCTGGTCGTACTGATGATTTGTCAGCCATAATACGAGTTATTGACAGTGCcacaaagtttgtttttgtttctgtgatGGATTATTTTCCAACAACTTTGTATACACGTCAAAGAAC TTATTGGCCAGTTATAGATGACGCTTTAAGACGAGCAGCATTTGATCGTAAAGTACATGTGCGACTGATGGCCAGCCTATGGAATCACACACGATCTGATATGAAAAACTACCTTCGATCCCTGGCTGCTTTGAACTATGCTAATGGTGCTTATGTCCAAGTG AGGCTATACTCTGTGCCTCCTTACACGAAAGAGATCCCTTTCACCCGGGTGAACCACAACAAATACATGGTCACTGAGAGTGTGGCATACATCGGTACGTCCAACTGGTCAGCGGATTACTTTCTGTACACCGGTGGCATCGGTTACGTCATCAACGAAACGGAAAATAGCAGCAATGTGCGTGCGCAGCTGCAAGCTGTGTTTGAGAGGAACTGGTATTCAAATTTTACTACACCAATTTACGACAAGGATTGA
- the LOC131783431 gene encoding putative uncharacterized protein DDB_G0290521, translating into MACSSRTRMIAFVVVFMIVGVFGQSPSTSVAPTSLVETESPSPSPTQAAMSQSQSSAVSQVIPSSVPEPATPSMSQPMSPQAATSIMSQVMSESMVTSTLEIMSPSPSQTPSPTTSPTTSVTTSPTTSATTSPTASPTMSQPKEPPTSPTSTSGKPGKEGGKDEGKDVEEIDRKVIVILLAVAIAVVFLGMMCITVAVCCVLRKIK; encoded by the exons ATGGCGTGCAGTAGCAGGACAAGAATGATAGCATTTGTCGTTGTGTTCATGATTGTTGGGGTATTTGGTCAGTCCC CCTCAACATCAGTGGCTCCTACCTCATTAGTAGAAACTGAGTCACCATCACCATCTCCAACACAGGCCGCGATGTCACAATCTCAGTCATCCGCAGTGTCACAGGTCATCCCATCATCAGTTCCAGAGCCCGCAACACCTTCGATGTCACAACCCATGTCACCCCAAGCAGCCACATCCATAATGTCACAAGTGATGTCAGAGTCCATGGTCACATCCACTTTAGAAATTATGTCACCATCTCCATCACAAACCCCGTCACCAACCACGTCACCAACAACATCAGTAACCACGTCACCAACAACATCAGCAACCACGTCACCAACAGCGTCACCAACCATGTCACAACCAAAAGAGCCCCCAACATCACCAACGTCAACTTCTGGAAAGCCAGGAAAAGAGGGAGGCAAAGATGAGGGGAAGGACGTTGAGGAAATTG ATCGTAAAGTTATTGTGATTCTGCTGGCCGTAGCTATTGCCGTGGTGTTTCTGGGCATGATGTGCATAACTGTAGCTGTTTGCTGTGTACTCCGGAA GATCAAATGA